Sequence from the Pan paniscus chromosome 4, NHGRI_mPanPan1-v2.0_pri, whole genome shotgun sequence genome:
ACCTCACACCCACCTAGGATGAGACAGGGTGTGGCAAAAGAAGGGACCCAGGCTTTTTGAAGGAAGCCCTTCCGTAGCAGAACCCTGAGCGGCATTGGGGTCTCCTGAGGAGCCGCCTGCAAGAAGCATTCTCCTTTGAACTCGAGTCGTCTCCACCTGCGCTTTTCAGAGCCAGCCCTGTTCCTCTGCAGGAGGCTTGCTCCTCACCCCGTCGTGGGTCACTGCTGATGGGGACTGCATCGACTTCTGAGTGGTCCCAGCCAGGCACAGGGAAAACAGGGAAGAACTTGACCAGATGTCTTTTCTTCCTCCCATCCACCAGGAAGCTCTGCAGAGGACTTTCAAATTCCATGGGCTGACAGCAGCCAGGCCTCCCAGCATGGATGAGCCCCGGGGCCTCACAGAAGACTGGGAGGGAAGTGGGTTGGAGATCGGGGGCAGAGGAGGGAATGGTGATCTTGGAGGGAACGTTACAGAGGTGGCTTCTCTGGTCTCTGGCCAGGACAACCACCTCCTCTCCCGGCTGCAACCAAAGAGTGGGTGGCCCTGCAGCACAGTACCTGCATCAGAGGCACCTGGGCATATGCTTGTTAAACATACAGACTCCAGGCGCCGCATCTGTCCTGCCAAGCGAGCATCACTGGGGCAGGGCCATGAAAATGACCTTTCAAAAAATGACTGCAGTGATCGATGCTCTTGCTTCGAAACATTTGAGAACAACTCCCTTAGACTGAGATGTCATGCTTCTTGGGCTGGGATTCCCCTTCATTTCCTCCTCCCCTACCCCAGACTGTCTGGGCTTGAGTCCCATTCTGCCACTTAAAGCTGTGGGAGTTTGAGTGTTTCCCATCCGTGCCTCAGctgcttcatctgtgaaatgggagagaAGTAGAACCCACCTCCCCTTTGAGCCCGGCTTCCAAGGGGGCAGAAGGCACCTTGCCTTATGCCTCCCTGAGAGCAGCTCTGATAGAAGCTGTTACAGAAGGGAACCTGTCCCTGCCTCACCCTGGTGCATGGGGTCATCAGGCACCAGGTGGTGGCATTGGTTGGGGTGAGAAAGGCTCTGCACCCCTAACACAAGGGCTCTAGACCTGGCTTCACCCCGTCACACCTGTATGATCCATTCTCAGTGCTGGGACACAGCTCTTCCAGACAAGCAAGGCCCCTATTTTCAAGGTGTCAGGACGCAGACAACAAACTCACAAACAAACCAGTGAAACAAACAGTGATAACTGTTGCGAAGGCAATTGAAAGACCCCAATGCCAAGTTACTGGCATGGTGCAAATAGTGGCAGAGTGTCctgggcagagagaacagcaagtgcaaaggtcctggggcaggAATGGATGCAGAGTGCTAAGGGGACAGAAAGAAGGCTGCTGTGCTGGAGCATCCCCAGGGAGGAGCagtgggggtgagggagggggTGAGTTCAGAGAGGCAGCCTGGCAGATCTTGCAGGGCCTATGGAGCTTATTCTGAGTGTGATGGGCAGCTTCTCCCAGCTGGGAGAATTAAATGGAGTAAATGAAGCACAGTGCTTGTACCAGGGTTAGTGCTAGGTGACggctctctgtgtcctcacaccaTGACAGACGCACCATGGCTGAGACATTAGGGTTACATGGTGACTTGGAGCCTCAGGTCCTGTAAGGAACTGTCTGGATGCAACTTCAGATCGTTGGGTGTGATCCATTCAAAGACGTCAGGAggtgtttattcagatcactggCTTCTACCTGCaccgcccccccaccccgcccccaacccCACCATCCCCCAACACTGGGCCACCGTAAAGCGGTTCATCTGTTTCCTCAAACCTGAAACACAGCCGGGCTTTTCAGGGCTCTAAGGCCCCCGAATGTGGTGGGTGCCCCGGAGAAGGACAGGGCAGGGACGTGTGGGGATCTGGCCCTCTCCCGCTTGCAGGTGTGGCTGGCGTACGCGTTGGGAGCGCCTGCTTGCCCCTCCTCCGGGGGGGAAGGACTGGCCGTCGTCCCTGCCCCGGGGGTGCGGGTGCGCCGAGCCCTCGGGAGGCCTGGCTCTGGTGTGGGCTGCGGGGAGAAGGCgcgggaaggaaggaaggaggcgaAGCGGTGCGGGAGGGAGGCGGCCGTTGCCATGGAAGGAGCTGCAAGGTATTCTGGGACCAGAATTCTCTCTGCAGAGGGCCGGGTGGGGGGCGGCCGGCTGGGGAAGGTGAGGGGAAATCCAGTGCCATTCCTTTGTCCGTGGCGCTTCTCAGCCTCCCTGCAGACCGCGAGCGGAGCCCCCGCACCCCCGGGGCTGGCCCCTGGCCTCCCGCCCCAGCCCGGCCGGCGGCCCCTCCCTGCTCCGCTGTCCGCCTTGGGTACAGAAGCGGCGAGTGGCCCCTTTCCAGGAGGCCTGTTTACCAGCACGACAACGGCAAATTAGTGCGCTTAAGAGGCATTCAGCGTTTATCCCGGCAAACATGCGCAGCGTGAAGGGGGCCTGCGAGGCCTGCTCCCCGGAATCTGCTGAAATGGGGTCTGCTGTGCATCTTAATCGACTTCCTTCCACCCATCACATTAAACGCATTTAATCTACTCTTGCAAATGGCTAATTTTGAAAATCCGCTTATCAGAATTAGGTCCTCAACAtccatatttatttacttttcattttcataatcttttttttttttttttccccttgtgtGGGACTGAATTCCATTTACTATTGTGTGGCTCGCTCTCACACGTCCCGGGGGGCCGGGGCAGGGGACAAGGGCCAGGTTAGGAGCAAACTGGAAATGGAAACCTGGCAGGGATGAAAGGCATGGGCTCGGGATTTGAGGATTGGGAGGCTCTTCCCGGGTGGCAGCATCTTCAGGAAATCACCAAGAGCTGAGGCTTGAGCAGAGCAGGTTTAAAAAGGCGATGAGGAAGTCTTGCTGAATCGCAGGCGCCCGGGGCCTGCCTGGCAGGAATCAGCAGCCGTGTCAGAAATGTGTAAGAAAGTGGTTGGGATCAACTGTCTTCCCCAGCGCCCCCGGTGCCAGGCTCCGTGCTAAGCGCTTCACGTGGACCAGCACTCATGCTCACGCCAGCCCTGCTCAGTGAATGCCAGGCGCGTCTCGCAGACAAGAAGACTCCTGCTGTGGCTTAGACCCACATTTACATCCAGACTGCACGTCCTCCTCTGCAGCATGTTGTCAGGTGTGCAAGGCACGTTTTTCCTATGAGTGTGTAAGAAACACAAGTTTGTGTGTGCAGGACTCAGGCCTGTGAGAAACGCAGACTCAAGGGAGAGATGGGTGTTCAGAATCTGGAAGATGGCTCTCCAGGTCACAACCTGTGTAGCCTCAAGCGTGGATTCTGCATGCGGCTTTCCTCACCACGTTTGGGCTCTGCAAGTTTGCTAAGAGTCGCTACAGAGCTAGGAAGAGCCGCCAGGCCTCTTGGCCTCTAAAGGACTTAGCACTCAATGTTAATTTTGTTGTTGCCAGTCCCCTAATGAGCTGATTTGGCACACATCTAGAGCAAAAACCTGAATTTCACTTCGTTTAATTTACTTTCAACATTGGCTGGGCACCTCCTATTGGCCAAGTGATGTTCTGCAGAATACCTGGGTGGAAGGATAAATCCGATCTGTTTCGAGCCTTGGGAAGCTCACGTTTACTGGATTTTACAAGAAAGGCTCAGAACAACAAAGTGTTAACAGATGCATACCAGACAATTTTATTCTCCCAAAGAACTGCTAAGTTATGTTGTAGCCATCTTAGATTTCCAGATCTAATGGGAATTCTAAAGCATAAGGCATTAATTACATCTTGGTGGTTGAGATTAGGGCTGAATTGTCTGCAGACTTGAACTCAAACCTGCAGTTCTGCTGCCTtcactgtatgaccttgggcacatTGGACCCTCAATATCCTCATCTGTGTAATGGGGGTTATATAAATATCTACCCATAGGGCTCCGAAGATCTAAATTAATGCTGTAGGTGGAGCTTTTAGTGAGGTATCTGACAAAGGCCTACACCTAACAACCAAATAGTAAGCATTATGATACATAATCATTTACTGAATCAAACTCAGCAAATAGAattcaaagacagaaataaacattgaTCAAGTGTTTTCCATTGTTCCGAGTATGTTGGTGAGCCACCTGGAAAGCTAACGAAGCAGTCAGTGGGTCTTCAGGCCCTGCTGCCAGGTGCTGGCTGAATGGCAAGGTGGACCAATGATTTACTGGgacccttccctcctttctctggcCCCCACCTTTTCCCCTTTCAACTTCCTGCCTCTCTCTAGAATTATACGATATGCCAAAGTAAATTCCCTCAGACTTGCAAATAGCCTATACTTaatcccccccaccccgcccacctGAGGATAAAAACTCCTTGCAGAAGGCAAAATTTCCTCCCATCCCGTGTTAGGGATGTGTGGGCGCATGTCTGCAGGAAGGGGAAGccgtgggagtgtgtgtgtgtgtgtgtgtgtgtgtgtgtgtgtcgatGCAGGAAGAAAGCGGGCGGGTGTGTGCGCAGGGAGACACCTGTGGGTGTGAGCGTGGGGATTTGTGAATGAACGAGCCTGTGTGTGTGCGGGGACTGGGTGTGTGGAAGGGGCGGTGGCCCAGAGAAAACCCAGCTCCTCCAGCACTCactctggatcaggaccccttccATCTGAGGGAGCCGAGTAACGTGGGTGGAGTGAGCCATTGGGACGGCTCACGCTCTCTAAGGCGAGGTCAGAGAGAGAGACTGCAGGACCAAGGGCCCAGATGGGCAAGTGAGTGGAAGGTCGGCCACCAGGCCATGTGGGGTGTTCTGGGTGGATTTGAGTGTGTGTTTCCCAGGTGGTGGATGTGGACTGGCTTTGGAGATGGGCAAGCTGGCAGGTGAGGGGGCAGAGCTGAGTGGATACCAGAGAGGATGACCCACTCAGGGGATTCTGCCAGCCGTGTCTGGGGCTGCAGGCACAGTGGTTCCAACAGAGCAGCGGGAGTGGACAGAGGTCACAGAGGGAAGGGAAAACAGTCCCAGAGAGAGGGTGGACTCTGTTCTCAGACTGAGGAGGCCGGGAAGGGAAaggcgggggcggggcgagggTCCGCAGCAACAGAGCCGGCAGGAATACCAGGTCATCACGGTATTGTTTGTTGATTTTGAAAGCTGAGTTGCATTTGAGAGATGAGGTTATGTGCCAGCGGAAAGAAGCAGCTCCCGTATTAGTAGAAGACACCAAAGCTGGAAAAGGAGGGTCTCCCAGTGAGAGCGGGAAGCCAGAACAGGAGGCTCTGCCTGAGACCCCCTGACTTTCGCATCTCCCTTGAGGAAGAGACTTCAGTTCTTGTCTCCACGAGCACAGAAGTCTCCCAAGATGCAGCTTCTTGCTCTAAGGCTCTGGCTCAAGCAGAATGAAAACCCCCTTCTCTAGGTTCCTTTAGCAGAGTAGGgccaaattttgttatttttatttttattttattttatgtatgtatttttttttgagacagagtcttgctctgtcacccaagctggagtgcagccgcCTGATCTTGGTGGATATGTGTGTCAATGCAGGAAGGACGAttgctcactgtaatctctgcctcctgggttcaagcgattctcctgcctcaacctcccgagtagctgggattacaggcatcccaCCTgtacagccaccacgcccggctaatttttgtatttttagtagagatgaggttttgccatgttggccaggctagtcttgaactcctgacctcaggtgatctgcccgcctcggcttcccaaagtgctaggattacgggcgtgagccaccacacccagcccccaattaaaacaaaaattgttttgtgcacgtgcgtgtgcacacacagacactccTGCCTCTTGTTTGAGCCTTTGGGAGCCCTAAGAGCTTCTTTCTCTCATCCATTCTGCCCCACTGTATTTCTTGGCCAAGTCATTTTTGTTCGCGAATGACAGAAAACCCTTTCTAAATGGCTTATGCAAAAAAGGAAATGTGTTGGCTTGCGTAATTAAAAAGCCCCAGGGTAGTcttcaggcacagctggatcCAGGACTCAAATGGGGTTTTCAggacccagcttctccctctctttGCTGCTGTTGGACCAGTTTCAAtctcaggctgggtgtggggaACCTCAGAAGCTCTGAGCTCCCCGCTGTGGCAGCAAGATGGTTGCTATACCTCGCACTCCCCTCCTGTTGGGGCCAACTTTGAAAGGAAGAGCAGAGGCTGATGGGGAATGTCTTGGCTAGAACTGGACCAGGGACCCCTTTGCAGGCCAATTACTCTGCCAGGGGTATGGAATGGTGATCTTCTGgggcccctgcccacccccagaGCCCAAAGTGGAATATGAGAGCGGATGAAGGACAGTAGATGGCCAAACCCAGATGCCACTGCAGCCATGGAGGACACGCTCAGGACACCAGGCACCCATGGGGCCACCACCCAGGGTGTGCAGCCTCTCTCGTCAcactcctctcctttcccagGCAGCTGGTGAGGCAGTGGGGCCTCTGACTGGGAACCCAGCTTGTTTGTTACAACTTACATGTgatgaagggaaaaaggaaaggtgAGAAGAAAATGCAACAGGTAGGAAAGTGGTCCTGTGGGCAGCGGTGGCCATTTGTCATTTTCTGGCTGCTCAGAATCCACCCTTTTCATGGATATCACCCCAAATCTCCCTCTAGATCTGCATAACCCAGCCACCCACCTCCCAAGGCAGAAGTGAAAGCACCAGGCTCCCCCTGCTGCACCCCAGATGCAGCCAGGGTGGAGGTGTCCAGCCTGAGCTCTCCCATCTGATGGCTGCTCCTGGGACACTGACTCTGGAGTGGGCATCTCAGGGCCCACAGGGACAGCAGGACGGCctgccccacctctccccaccgtGGCCACAACAACGCCCAGACAGGGATGTTCTGGTTGCCTCTCACTCCCTGCCCATCTCCAGGCCTGGTTTCTCAGCTTCCTCCTGATTTAGGGAGGCCCCAGCAAGCACCCAAGAGTGTCCTTTTCTTCCATTTGCCTCACAGAATCCTCTTGACATTCACAAAACTCAGGTTTCTGTCCAGCCAGGGCCAGCTCACTCCCAGGGCACCAGCCCTGTCCTCTCCAGGCCTGTCTAAGAGGAGGCTACACCCAGCCCCAGAGGTGAGAGCATTTCACCACCCCTTGCCCGGGCACTCCTGGCCCTCACGGGACCCCCGTGGAGGTGTCCGCTCTCAGACACTGTGATGCCCTCACGGCCAAGGTCAGAGAGCCTCTTTCAAGGACCTTCCCCTCTCTGGACCTTGCCAACAGTCCTAGTTTCTAGTGATAGGCTCGTTCCTGACTCATTGGTGGGACCCTGGCAAGGTGCTTGGTGAATGAGCTCACTCACGTTGACGTTTCAATCAGCATGTTTatctcccacccacccacccctgcaCTAACCGAATTTTTTCTCCTGCCCCGAGGGTGTCTTTCCTCTTCCAGCCTCCACACCATGCATGACTCACTTGCTGCGGAATCGGGCATTCAGGCTGCAGAGGCTCAGCGTCAAGGCTCCAAAGCCTCTGGAAGGAGATGCCAATGGATGTGGGGGGGCTCATGTTCACAGACAACACACCCGCGGGGGCTGGGGGAGATGGCAGGTGGGAGGGCTGGGAAAGTCGTGTGCCCCATTTCACCCACCACCcccttgcttttttctcttccagGAGCACCACCAGGTGGTCATCTGGAAGCTGAGTCTCTCTGAGGGCCTCTGTAGTCACCAATGGTTACAAACGGCCAGCGGTCACTCATTTCCCATCAGCGTTCTGGATAGGAGTGATGCTGTCCAAGCCCCTGGAATCGTAGCATCACCTGACTCAGGCCATCCTCTGGGGTGGGACATGTAGAAGGTGAGAGGGCATAAGGACAAGGAGAAAGCCTTGTCCTGCCCCAGGCTATGTGGGAACCGCTGTGAAATCGCCTACAGGACATTAGCACCTGGCCACAAAGCCAGAGTCAGCCCTACCCGTCTAGGGAAATGGTGGAGACCAACATCCGTTTCCTGACTCTGGGGGTTACCCCATAGATGATCCCGCAGGAGATGACAGTGCGCTCATGGTGTGGCTCAACAGATCCACATTCACCTTGCTCAAGGCCCCTGCCCCTGGAGTGAGACTGTGCCTGTTTATCAGTGGATGGGCGTGAGCTGCAGTGAGTGTGGGGGGCCAGGTTGCTCGGTGGAGGAGGGAAAGGTTCCGGAAAGGACAGCACAGACACTGAGCCCCTGTGGTCCGGGAAGCTTTTCCTAGAAACTCCCAGGCCAGTGGTGTTCAGCTCTGCCGCCCAAAGCATCTCAAAGATGTGCTGGAGTTTCCCAGAATGAGATCAATTTGTCCACCAGACCATAAGCTTCCTGTGCGTGCTTTATCTCACCACTGGCAGCCCAGGGCCCCGCAGAGAACTGCCACTCAGTAGGTCTTCGTTGGTATTTGCTGAAGAAACAAGTCTGCCCCTAAACAGAGAAGGTGGCAAGGTAGTTACTATCTGGCTTGGAGATTATGTATGAGTTGATTGGTCACATCAAAAGTCAAAATTAAATCTATCTAGATGCCATAGTTAAAAGGGCCCAATGATGTATTGGTTGGGTGATTTCTTTTGTGAAAACAGCTCTAAAGCGTTATCCATTTTTCTCTCCAGAGCTCACTTTAAATGTGTTCCATTTTGgactttagaatttattttaggGCTCCCACAATATCTTTGCTCTCTGAGACTTGCAATGGCTCTGGGCTAAAAGCAATAGCCAACttcagaaggggaaggagaaaggctCTGCGGCGCAGATTGCAGCCTCCAAAAGGGGAAATTTTCCCAGAGACCTCCGGTGGTGGCTCCGGCAAAGTTCCCTTCTGTCTGGGGGCCATCTCAGGCCCCCTTTCATCCAAGGAAGCAAACATTTCTGCACAAAAACAATCCTCAGCCACAAAGCCAGAGCTTTCTGAGCATGTGGATCAGTTGGAATGCTCCAGCAATAATGAGTAACTTTGAATAATGCTTGAGCAAAGTTTCCCAGCAGCTGAGTGGAGGCCCTGGGTTCGCCGGGAGCACTGCAGGCCCTTGGTCCTGTCCCCAGGGCTGCTCATGGAGGATGGAGGAGCATGCAAACAGCACTTTAAGTGATCATCGCTGATCCTTTGTGTTCCTCTGTATCAGAAAAAATACTCTAGCACAGCAAACCTGTGATTTCTCCAACATTCTTATTCAAGACAAGGAGAAACTAGGTATTTAAATGAACTGAAACAAGTAAATAATACCGCGTGTGGTACATGGGTATAGCGAAAATCATGAGTGTATCATGCAAATGACTAAAGTTTGGGAGGTGTGGCTTTTTGTCACATTGCCGTGGTCCTCAGCATGAAAGCACACACACTCTGAGCTCCCTGCTCCTGCCTTCTGTGATCAATGTTTCTAAAGCCCTTGGGCAGCCAGAAATCAGAGTACAATAAATATGTGCAATGGAATGTGGAGGAAGGGTGCGGTGAGGATGTTTTTTGGTCTCAATAACAATTTTTTCTTTGGTCTCATCTACAAAGTAGAAGGTCACTAATCCATGAATTGCAGATCAAAAGGAAACTTTGAGACCATGTGGTGAATCAAGCATTCTCACCCTATTTCACAGACGAGGAGACTGAGTCCCAGAGGAGAAGGGGACTTGCCTAAGATTATACAGCAAGTGAGAACTGGCCCTAGAAAGCAATTTTTAGATCAAAAACAACAGcctaaattcctggacatataacACAtgcctacaaatcaataagaaagaaCCAGTCGAAAAACGGGGTAAGGATTTCAGAGAAAATACAAACATCATTTAAATAtcagaaaagatgctcaactctGGGCATAATAGACACACACATTAAAATTATACTGACACATCTGCTTCTAGCTATGATGGACTAGCCTGCATCAGACCAATCACCCTGCTGGGAGCAATTCGGAAGGCTGGATGAAATACTAAGAAACAGCTGTTTGAAGATACTGGAGAGGCACCAAGGCTCCCAGATCCCAGAGAGGAGGGAAGCTCACAGAGGGGAGCCTGCTGTTCGGCAGAGCTCTGTCCCCTGCAGTGTTTGCCACTTCTGAGCAGTGCCTGAGAGGCTGAGAAGCACTTTAGCCATCTCATGGGGCTGGGGAGACAAAAACTGGAGTCCAGGGCCTCTTGAGAAATAAGGACCCTATCTATATCCCCATATTCAGAACAGCACGACAAAATAGCTTAAAGGCAGAAGCAACTCAAGCGCCCATTGACAGATgaaaaaggataaacaaaatgtggcatatacactcAAGGGAACATTactcagctttaaaaaggaaggaaattctgacacacggTACGATGTGGATGAACCTAGACAACGTTACGCTAAGTGAAGTCAGCCAGTTGCATGAAGACAAATACTGCACGATTCCACTTACGTGAGATACTCAGAGTAATCAccttcatagagacagaaagtggaatggtagttgccaggggcttgaAGGAGGTGGAATtaggagttagtgtttaatagaTGTGGCATTTCAGTTGGGGATGAtggaaagagttctggagatggatggtgctgatggctgcacaacaatggGAAGGTACTTAATGCACTGACATACACACTTAAACAGggttaagatggtaaatcttatgttatgtgtatttcagAACAATTTTTCTAAAAGCAAGAACGTTGGTAAATAGCCTAGGCTTTCATCTGGGATCCCAAAGCACTATACCCTAGAAGTAAGTTGGCCAGAACGAAACCGGCCCTTTCAGGGACTGCAGGCCTGTTTCAAATCATCTTAATTCCTGATTGGATAAATGCAATTTAAGATTGATGCTGCCCCTGGCTTAGCAGAAGTTAAAGTAAATCCTCCCTGGAGGAGGATAACAGCATCCAGAGCCTCAAATTACCTTTTCCATGTTCATTTATTATGTCTGATATTCAGTGAAAAACAGAAATGCAGAAATACAAGAATGGGatgaaaaccaagagaaaaataacacattACAAACATATCCACGTGGTCTCAGATATTCGAGGTACCATAGTTGGCCTTTGAAATAACTGTAATTAGTATATTCAAGAAGCTAGATAACAAGAACGGGAATTTCAGCAGAGAACTAGAAACTgttagaaaaaagaatcaaatggaaattctaaaaataaaaaagggagtGATAAATTTGACAGAAGATGTGTAAGATCTGCACATATAAAActcaaaacattgctgagagaaattaaaggaaatacaaatagaGAAATACATTgcgttcatggattggaagattcaatGTGGTTAAGATGTTGATTCTCCCAAActcatctataaattcaatgcaaaaacaatttttttttttggtggagattgACAAGCTCATTCTAAAATCTCTATGGAATGATCTAGAATAaccaaacattttgaaaaagaagaataagatgGGGAATTTACACTACCTTATTTCAAGACATTATTAAAGCTACAAtagtcaagacagtgtggtattggtataAAGATAGACatctagatcaatggaacagaagaatGATTCAAGAAATAGACCACAGCTgttgatttttgaaaaagataCCAAGGCAATTAATGAATAAAGGATATTCTTTTCAACAACTGATGCTAGAACACTTGGATAAACATatgtaaaaagataaaaataaaatttaaaagaaacctTGACCTTATCTCACACCGTATACAAACTGAAATGGTCTATGATCCTTGAAATTAGGGTCTATGATCCTCATAAAGTAGGCCTAAAAAATTAGATGTATGGTCCttgaaatggatcatagaccaaaatgtaaaagcaaagctataaaacttctagaagaaaatcttaGCAATCTTGGGTTTggtaaagatttcttaaatatgacaaaaACAATGACatatacaagaaaaataataaaatggacttcactaagcttaaaatatttagtctttAAAAGACACTATtctgtttggcagtttcttaaatatATACTTGCCATATGACTTAGCAATTCTTCTAGAAGAAAAGATGTGTTCACACAAAGACTTGCATGTGATTGCTAATGACAACTTTAATtataataggcaaaaactggaaacaattcaaatgtccatcaaatggTAAATTCATAAGCAAAGTATGGTATattcacataatggaatactactcagcaatgaaatgAGTTATTGATAGATGCAACAAGatatagatgaatctcaaaaacattatgctaagtgagagaagccagacacaaaaggatatatgtgtatatatttttagagacaaggtctcactctgttgcccaggctgaagtgcagtagctcACAATAACCTTGAACACCtgtgcttaagtgatcctcccacctcggcttcccgaatagctgggactacaggcgtcctccaccatgcctggctaatttttcaaattttttgtaaagacaaagtctcactatgttgcccaggcccaaactcctgcctcaagcaatcctcttgccttggcctcctgagtcactgggattacgggtgtgagccaccacacccagtctgtatgtttatatacatacatacatacatacgtatatatatatatgaaatttctagaaaaggcaaaactatataTCTAATAAGCATATCAGTGAGTGTCTGAGGCCCATGATGAGAGTGAGGCATGACTATAAACAGGCACAGGGGAACTTTTGGGGGTAGGGAAAGTGTTCTAAAATGGTATTGTGGTGATAGGTGAACAATCAaattatttactaaaaatcattgaccTGCACACTTacaatggatgaattgtataatgTGTAAATTAGACTTTAGTAAAGCTGTTAAAAGTGGGAGGAAAAGACagtgataaaaaattaaaaggccaacCGCAAACCTGGggaaagtatttgcaaaatatatatctgacaaaggacttgtatctagaatagaTTGAAAACTATTACAGCTCAATAAGAAGATGATAAACAACCCAATCTgttaaatgggcaaaatatttgttCAGACATTTCACCATAGAAGATAAATGGTTGTCAAACAAATGCAGGAAAGGACACCCAACAACattcatcatcagggaaatgccaatgaaaaaaccacaatgagattctaCCATCCAGCCACTAGAATGACTAATGTTAAAAACATTGATCacaccaagtgttggtgaggatgtggagcaactagaaCTCTGACACAAAGATTCATCCATGAATGTTCATAATAATGTCATTGTTAGAGCCAACATCTGTAAAAATCCAGAGGCTCAACATCATCAGACAGTGATAAATGAATTGTAGCATGCCATGCAATAGAATAcgactcagcaataaaaaggaaggaactgTTGATATAACAGCATGGGTGATGCATATTGATGCAACATAtgggtgaatctcaaaataattatgctgagttaaAAACAAGCCAGACCAAAAATAAATacctactgtatgattccatttatataaaattctagagaaTGCAAATGAATGTATAGTGATAAAAAGTAGATCAGTTGTTGACTAGGGAGAGAGGACAGGGAGGGACAGATTAAGGACATGAGGAAACTTATTCATTATAGCAATGGTTTCACAGGTGAATGCATATGTCAAATCTGATCAAGGTgcatactttaaa
This genomic interval carries:
- the LOC134730485 gene encoding metal transporter CNNM3-like; amino-acid sequence: MAETLGLHGDLEPQVLGSSVSSNLKHSRAFQGSKAPECGGCPGEGQGRDVWGSGPLPLAGVAGVRVGSACLPLLRGGRTGRRPCPGGAGAPSPREAWLWCGLRGEGAGRKEGGEAVREGGGRCHGRSCKPPCRPRAEPPHPRGWPLASRPSPAGGPSLLRCPPWVQKRRVAPFQEACLPARQRQISALKRHSAFIPANMRSVKGACEACSPESAEMGSAVHLNRLPSTHHIKRI